The bacterium genome has a window encoding:
- a CDS encoding macrolide ABC transporter ATP-binding protein: MSGRAAGRTISDTVIRIEGLRKDYVLGAEVVHALRGVDLVVERNEYVAVMGPSGS, translated from the coding sequence GTGAGCGGACGTGCGGCGGGGCGCACCATCTCGGATACCGTCATCCGGATCGAGGGTTTGCGGAAGGACTATGTGCTTGGGGCGGAGGTGGTGCATGCGTTGAGGGGGGTGGATCTGGTGGTGGAGCGCAACGAGTACGTGGCGGTGATGGGGCCGTCGGGCTCGG